In the genome of Segatella copri, one region contains:
- a CDS encoding D-Ala-D-Ala carboxypeptidase family metallohydrolase — translation MEQHTELELERMQQMLLSTHFTLGEFLRSGTAIKYGIDNTPQDAIIIIRLMMLCEQVLEPLRKNFGVITVTSGYRCPQLNLAVHGVPGSQHTLGEAADLFIPNDEILKKYSGFIEEHCHFDQMILEPRGASPGTQRWLHVSYTMRRKNRYQILF, via the coding sequence ATGGAACAACACACAGAACTGGAACTGGAGAGGATGCAGCAGATGCTCCTCTCCACCCACTTCACCCTAGGAGAGTTTCTCCGTTCGGGCACCGCCATCAAGTATGGCATCGACAACACGCCGCAGGATGCCATCATCATCATCCGCCTGATGATGCTCTGCGAGCAGGTATTGGAACCCCTGAGAAAGAATTTCGGAGTCATCACCGTTACGAGTGGCTATCGCTGTCCGCAGCTGAACCTGGCTGTGCACGGCGTGCCGGGCAGTCAGCACACCCTGGGCGAGGCTGCCGATCTTTTCATCCCCAACGATGAGATTCTGAAGAAGTATTCCGGCTTCATCGAGGAGCATTGCCATTTCGACCAGATGATCCTGGAGCCTCGCGGCGCCTCGCCCGGCACGCAGCGCTGGCTTCATGTGAGCTATACGATGCGAAGGAAGAACCGTTATCAGATTTTATTTTAA
- a CDS encoding calycin-like domain-containing protein: MKKIFTLVAAALCSMSMMAKEYTCPLVVNMMGMDMPVGDVKVNVDEQGEGKYTMSLLNFKMTDYMQIGNIVIKDVEATKCGNVIMLNAAKDIQITEGDDKNVEWMGPGLGNVNIIFKGELKGDNFNAYLNIPLAGGMIVGVKLGENCNEMGQLPNAGFEKFHEASYSSAKSQEPDGWHSFMSSTGKYASMVSSPVHTYASSEVRENAAEDNKQCVKIVSTPVKVGPIVAASANGTITTGRLKAGNMDATSKDNCSFLDFNSTDVDANGDPFYAVLNNKPDAMKVWVKFKAGDGNKNPKATISALLTNGEYAQDPEDDKYAANIIARANNSSIESKDEWQEITIPFTYDNENEMPKAALVTMSTCAVPSGGSKSETNPDVLYVDDVEMVYNADVKKVTMDGKDITNEFDEAGELEIEGYNKNLDINNFQLEAIGAGAYVTKKITADDFNTYVSFTVTSNDLKNCVTRTITFKDYTTGIKNLETITLPNGVKAIYNMAGQQVTSMQSGQVYIVKYTNGESKKMIKK; this comes from the coding sequence ATGAAGAAAATTTTTACTCTAGTAGCAGCAGCACTCTGCTCCATGTCGATGATGGCAAAGGAGTACACCTGCCCTCTCGTAGTTAACATGATGGGAATGGACATGCCAGTGGGCGACGTGAAGGTGAACGTAGATGAGCAGGGAGAAGGCAAATATACCATGAGTTTGCTCAACTTCAAGATGACCGATTACATGCAGATTGGCAACATCGTTATCAAGGACGTAGAGGCAACTAAGTGTGGCAACGTCATCATGCTCAATGCTGCAAAGGACATCCAGATTACCGAGGGTGACGACAAGAACGTAGAATGGATGGGACCAGGTCTCGGCAACGTGAACATCATCTTCAAGGGAGAACTGAAGGGCGACAATTTCAACGCCTACCTCAACATTCCATTGGCTGGCGGCATGATTGTCGGCGTGAAACTCGGCGAAAATTGCAATGAGATGGGTCAGTTGCCAAACGCCGGTTTCGAGAAATTCCACGAGGCATCATACAGCAGCGCCAAGAGCCAGGAGCCTGACGGATGGCACTCATTCATGAGCTCTACCGGCAAGTACGCAAGCATGGTTTCATCACCTGTACATACCTATGCTTCTTCTGAAGTGCGCGAGAACGCAGCAGAAGACAACAAGCAGTGTGTAAAGATAGTTTCTACTCCAGTGAAAGTGGGTCCAATTGTTGCAGCTTCTGCCAACGGTACCATCACCACCGGTCGTCTGAAGGCAGGCAACATGGATGCAACTAGCAAGGACAACTGCTCATTCCTGGATTTCAACTCAACAGATGTTGATGCCAACGGCGATCCATTCTATGCTGTGCTCAACAACAAGCCTGATGCCATGAAGGTTTGGGTGAAGTTCAAGGCTGGCGACGGCAACAAGAATCCTAAGGCTACCATCAGTGCCCTCTTGACCAACGGCGAGTATGCTCAGGACCCAGAAGATGACAAGTATGCAGCCAACATCATCGCCCGTGCCAACAACTCTTCTATCGAGAGCAAGGACGAGTGGCAGGAGATTACCATCCCATTCACCTATGATAATGAGAATGAAATGCCTAAGGCAGCCCTGGTTACCATGTCAACCTGCGCTGTGCCAAGCGGCGGCAGCAAGAGCGAGACCAATCCTGATGTATTGTATGTAGACGATGTAGAGATGGTTTACAATGCTGACGTGAAGAAGGTTACCATGGATGGTAAGGACATCACAAACGAGTTTGATGAAGCCGGCGAGTTGGAGATTGAAGGCTACAATAAGAATTTGGATATCAACAACTTCCAGTTGGAGGCTATCGGTGCCGGTGCTTATGTTACCAAGAAGATTACAGCAGATGACTTTAATACCTACGTAAGCTTCACCGTTACATCCAACGACCTGAAGAACTGCGTAACCCGCACCATCACCTTCAAGGACTATACCACTGGCATTAAGAACCTCGAGACCATCACCTTGCCAAATGGCGTGAAGGCCATCTACAACATGGCAGGTCAGCAGGTTACCAGCATGCAGAGTGGCCAGGTTTACATTGTAAAGTATACCAACGGCGAGAGCAAGAAGATGATTAAGAAGTAA
- a CDS encoding GxxExxY protein has translation MTENEISYKVIGAIYKVYNELGPGLLESVYEAALCYQLRKDGLKVDNQVRLPVIYDGHVLPVDLRLDVLVEDKVIVELKAVAEMKAVYGKQLLTYLKISHLKLGLLVNFDTSDIRSSIHRVVNHL, from the coding sequence ATGACAGAAAACGAAATATCTTATAAGGTTATCGGAGCAATATATAAGGTGTATAATGAGCTTGGTCCTGGCTTGTTAGAGTCTGTTTATGAAGCTGCCCTTTGCTATCAACTCAGAAAAGATGGTTTGAAGGTTGATAACCAGGTGAGACTCCCTGTAATATATGATGGGCACGTCTTGCCTGTAGATTTGCGATTGGATGTTTTGGTTGAGGATAAGGTAATCGTAGAATTGAAGGCGGTTGCAGAAATGAAGGCGGTTTATGGCAAACAGCTTCTTACTTATCTGAAAATATCTCATCTAAAACTTGGATTGCTGGTTAATTTTGATACGTCTGATATTCGTTCATCTATTCATCGGGTCGTTAATCACCTTTAG
- a CDS encoding PCMD domain-containing protein — translation MKRYSKFIPILAIALSAPAFTSCFKDEPLNAECDIEQAFIPNNGNWEECFLKATDTLQNVMSTENEICFLVKKGTDLSHFAPKFQITPGATLSPANGSMQDFTNGQVTYTVTSEDGNWKRQYRVGFTFPPVVYEMMKYDFENYFLNENKPVHKYYVWSDKNDDGTLANNWATGNPGFYMSRSSAKPDQYPTVPVEQGYDGACVKLTTSDTDQFGAMAKMPIAAGNLFIGKFDASQALKDAMKATQFGVPVSFKPTKFSGYYRYKRGDVFTNRQKKVVEGKKDYGTIYAVFYDNHDAEGNSIVLYGDNVQTSPQVVAIAKLPDIDDTPEWTHFDLDFVYKKEVDAQKLRNMGYSMAIVCSSSVEGASFMGAIGSTLWVDQFRIACEKE, via the coding sequence ATGAAAAGATATTCAAAATTCATACCTATCCTCGCGATAGCACTATCTGCCCCAGCATTCACCTCGTGCTTCAAGGATGAACCCCTCAATGCCGAATGCGACATTGAGCAGGCCTTCATCCCCAACAACGGCAACTGGGAAGAATGCTTCCTCAAAGCCACAGATACACTGCAGAACGTGATGTCTACGGAAAATGAAATCTGCTTCCTCGTAAAAAAGGGAACCGATCTCTCGCACTTCGCACCGAAATTCCAGATTACACCAGGCGCAACCCTATCGCCTGCCAACGGTTCGATGCAGGATTTCACCAACGGGCAAGTAACCTACACCGTTACTTCCGAGGATGGCAACTGGAAACGGCAGTACAGAGTGGGATTCACCTTCCCGCCCGTGGTTTACGAAATGATGAAGTACGACTTCGAAAACTATTTCCTCAACGAAAACAAGCCCGTTCATAAATATTATGTCTGGAGCGACAAGAACGACGACGGTACGCTTGCCAACAACTGGGCTACGGGAAATCCGGGCTTCTACATGAGCCGAAGCTCAGCCAAGCCAGACCAATATCCAACGGTACCTGTGGAGCAAGGCTACGACGGTGCCTGCGTGAAGCTCACCACCAGCGATACCGACCAGTTTGGCGCAATGGCCAAGATGCCTATCGCTGCGGGCAACCTCTTCATCGGAAAGTTCGACGCCAGTCAGGCACTGAAGGATGCCATGAAGGCCACCCAGTTTGGCGTGCCCGTAAGTTTCAAGCCCACCAAATTCAGCGGCTACTACCGATACAAGCGTGGCGATGTGTTCACCAACCGCCAGAAGAAGGTGGTGGAAGGCAAGAAAGACTACGGCACCATCTATGCCGTGTTCTACGACAACCACGACGCCGAGGGCAACAGCATCGTGCTCTATGGCGACAACGTGCAGACCAGCCCTCAGGTGGTGGCAATCGCCAAGTTGCCAGACATCGACGACACGCCCGAGTGGACCCATTTCGACCTCGACTTCGTTTATAAGAAGGAGGTGGATGCCCAGAAACTCAGAAACATGGGCTACAGCATGGCCATCGTCTGCTCATCGAGCGTAGAAGGCGCCTCGTTCATGGGAGCCATCGGAAGTACATTGTGGGTGGATCAGTTCCGCATCGCCTGCGAAAAGGAATAA
- a CDS encoding smalltalk protein: MKKETWKAVIQIVISVLTAIATSLGVSSCMS, encoded by the coding sequence ATGAAGAAAGAGACATGGAAAGCAGTGATTCAGATTGTCATCTCGGTGCTCACAGCCATCGCCACATCGCTTGGCGTTAGCTCGTGCATGAGCTGA
- a CDS encoding porin family protein produces MKKPFIISAAILCLCSAEAWGQNLGELLHKFTYQARIGYNLGGTAPIGMPATIRTLHSYTLQPNLLLGIDAHYPLDNKWGLMFGLHFEGKGMKIDAGVKNYHMTMVKGGEQLDGVFTGNVITKVDQSLATIPVQATYDVTEKLRLKLGPYFSYVTSHKFEGSAYDGYLRQGDPTGPKVELGHEDGERGEYDFSGDMRNWQFGIDVGADWNFSKRWGGYVGLTWGLSEVFKKDFHVIEQSMYPIYGTIGLSYQLK; encoded by the coding sequence ATGAAAAAGCCATTCATCATATCAGCCGCAATCCTATGCCTCTGCTCTGCTGAGGCATGGGGACAGAATCTGGGAGAACTGCTCCACAAATTCACCTACCAGGCACGCATCGGCTACAACCTGGGTGGCACTGCCCCTATCGGCATGCCTGCCACCATCCGAACCCTCCACAGCTACACGCTGCAGCCTAACCTGCTGCTCGGCATCGACGCCCACTATCCCCTGGACAACAAGTGGGGACTGATGTTCGGTCTGCACTTCGAAGGCAAGGGCATGAAGATTGATGCGGGCGTAAAGAACTACCACATGACCATGGTGAAAGGTGGTGAACAGCTGGATGGCGTGTTCACGGGCAACGTTATAACAAAGGTTGACCAGAGCCTCGCAACTATACCAGTGCAAGCCACTTACGACGTTACAGAGAAGCTTCGTCTGAAGCTGGGTCCTTACTTCTCCTACGTCACCTCGCATAAGTTTGAGGGCAGCGCCTACGACGGTTATCTGCGCCAGGGCGACCCTACGGGGCCCAAGGTAGAACTGGGACATGAGGACGGAGAGCGTGGCGAATACGACTTCTCGGGCGATATGCGCAACTGGCAGTTTGGCATCGACGTAGGTGCCGACTGGAATTTCTCGAAGCGCTGGGGCGGCTACGTGGGCTTAACCTGGGGCTTATCAGAAGTGTTCAAGAAAGACTTCCACGTGATAGAGCAGTCGATGTATCCCATCTACGGCACCATCGGACTGAGCTATCAGCTGAAATAA
- the infC gene encoding translation initiation factor IF-3 gives MKNDKMKNQYRVNEQIRVREVRVVSEGGAEVMPTRKALDLARQQELDLVEISPNAQPPVCRIVDYSKFLYQQKKHAKEMKQKQVKVETKEIRFGPQTDEHDYQFKLKHAKEFLSEGNKVRAYVFFRGRSILFKEQGEVLLLRFANDLEEYGKVEQMPRLEGKKMFLYMSPKKAGTAKKSQQKMDREKREAEAKAAADAEREANAEKNGLLANAKGGDALKKLAEGAED, from the coding sequence ATGAAAAATGACAAAATGAAAAATCAGTACCGCGTAAACGAACAGATACGCGTACGTGAAGTGAGAGTTGTAAGTGAAGGCGGAGCTGAAGTGATGCCTACACGTAAAGCGTTGGACTTGGCACGTCAGCAAGAGCTTGACTTGGTCGAGATATCCCCTAATGCCCAGCCACCAGTTTGCCGTATTGTTGACTATTCTAAGTTCCTTTACCAGCAGAAGAAACATGCTAAGGAAATGAAGCAGAAGCAGGTGAAGGTGGAGACCAAGGAGATCCGTTTCGGACCTCAGACCGATGAGCACGACTACCAGTTCAAGCTCAAGCACGCCAAGGAGTTCCTCAGCGAGGGTAACAAGGTTCGTGCATACGTGTTCTTCCGCGGTCGTTCTATCCTCTTCAAGGAGCAGGGTGAAGTTCTCCTCCTCCGTTTCGCCAATGATTTGGAAGAATACGGAAAGGTAGAGCAGATGCCACGCCTCGAGGGTAAGAAGATGTTCCTCTACATGAGTCCAAAGAAGGCTGGCACAGCCAAGAAGAGCCAGCAGAAGATGGACCGTGAGAAGCGAGAGGCTGAAGCCAAGGCTGCTGCTGATGCAGAGCGCGAGGCTAATGCCGAGAAGAATGGCTTGCTCGCCAATGCCAAAGGCGGCGATGCCCTGAAGAAACTCGCAGAGGGAGCAGAGGATTAA
- a CDS encoding HU family DNA-binding protein, with translation MSVKYRKVKNNRKGSATRGKIYGKAVVDGVIRTKEIAEKIGKRCTLTEPDIIAVINALETEIAYALADGKRVILDGFGSFKVGISTSPADTPKKFTIANIKGFHVVFAPAIEMYMNKRIKSMLRGVKVEEMTEYNGLDDGSDGGGTNAGGNAGGSSGSSTGGTTGDKNPGSTGSGSDGGGKDTGSGGDSTDVVI, from the coding sequence ATGAGCGTAAAGTACAGAAAAGTGAAGAACAACCGCAAGGGCTCAGCAACCCGCGGCAAAATCTACGGCAAAGCCGTAGTAGACGGCGTGATCCGCACCAAGGAAATCGCCGAGAAAATCGGTAAGCGATGCACCCTCACCGAGCCAGACATCATCGCCGTGATCAACGCACTGGAAACAGAAATCGCCTATGCCCTCGCCGACGGCAAGCGCGTGATCCTCGACGGATTCGGTTCCTTCAAGGTGGGCATCAGCACCTCCCCTGCCGATACCCCGAAAAAGTTCACCATCGCCAACATCAAGGGCTTCCACGTGGTCTTCGCACCAGCCATCGAGATGTACATGAACAAGCGCATCAAGTCGATGCTCCGTGGCGTGAAGGTGGAGGAGATGACCGAGTACAACGGTCTCGACGATGGTTCTGACGGCGGCGGAACCAACGCCGGTGGCAACGCTGGTGGCAGCAGCGGAAGCTCCACCGGAGGCACCACCGGCGACAAGAATCCGGGCAGCACGGGTTCAGGCAGCGACGGCGGCGGTAAGGACACCGGCAGCGGCGGCGACTCTACTGACGTAGTAATCTAG
- the thrS gene encoding threonine--tRNA ligase, which yields MVKITFPDGSVREYEQGVTGLQIAESISPALARNVVSCGVNGETVELNRPINEDANVELYKFEDEQGKHTFWHTSAHLLAEALQELYPGIQFGFGPAVESGFFYDVMPAEGQVISENDFAKIEAKMMELAKKNEPVVRKEVAKADALAEFKADGQTYKCEHIEQDLEDGTITTYTQGNFTDLCRGPHLMNTGLIKAVKITSVAGAFWRGDAKREQMTRIYGISFPKKKMLDEYLVILEEAKKRDHRKIGKEMELFMFSERVGKGLPIWLPKGTQLRLRLQELLRSLLKPYNYQEVICPGIGGKSLYVTSGHYAHYGKDAFQPIQTPEEDEEYMLKPMNCPHHCEVYARKPRSYKDLPLRIAEFGTVFRYEKSGELHGLTRVRTFTQDDAHIFVRSDQVKSEFENVIDVILKVFKIFGFENYEAQISLRDPKDTEKYIGSDEIWEESENAIREACKEKGLETREEIGEAAFYGPKLDFMVKDAIGRRWQLGTIQVDYNLPERFKLEYTAEDNSKKTPVMIHRAPFGSLERFTAVLIEHTAGHFPLWLTPDQVAILPISEKFNDYAQKVRQYFDKQGVRALVDDRNEKIGRKIRDNELKRVPYMVIVGEKESAEGLVSMRKQGGGEQATMSMEEFAQRINAEVAEQLKAAEE from the coding sequence ATGGTAAAAATCACATTCCCAGACGGATCTGTTCGTGAGTATGAGCAGGGCGTAACTGGCTTACAAATCGCCGAGAGCATCTCACCGGCTCTCGCTCGCAACGTTGTATCTTGCGGTGTTAATGGTGAGACAGTAGAGTTGAACCGTCCTATCAATGAGGATGCTAACGTAGAACTCTACAAGTTTGAGGATGAGCAGGGTAAGCACACATTCTGGCATACATCTGCCCACTTGTTGGCTGAGGCTCTCCAGGAGCTTTACCCAGGCATCCAGTTCGGTTTCGGTCCAGCCGTAGAGAGCGGTTTCTTCTACGACGTGATGCCAGCCGAGGGTCAGGTGATCTCAGAGAATGATTTCGCCAAGATTGAGGCTAAGATGATGGAACTCGCCAAGAAGAACGAACCAGTGGTTCGCAAGGAGGTGGCTAAGGCTGATGCTCTCGCTGAGTTCAAGGCCGATGGTCAGACCTACAAGTGCGAGCACATTGAGCAGGACTTGGAGGATGGTACCATCACCACATATACCCAGGGCAACTTCACCGACCTCTGCCGTGGTCCTCACTTGATGAACACTGGCCTTATCAAGGCAGTGAAGATTACAAGTGTGGCAGGTGCTTTCTGGCGCGGTGATGCCAAGCGCGAGCAGATGACCCGTATCTATGGTATCAGCTTCCCTAAGAAGAAGATGCTCGATGAGTACCTGGTTATCCTCGAAGAGGCTAAGAAGCGCGACCACCGCAAGATTGGTAAGGAGATGGAACTCTTCATGTTCTCAGAGCGTGTAGGTAAGGGTCTTCCTATCTGGTTGCCAAAGGGCACTCAGCTCCGCCTCCGCTTGCAGGAGTTGCTCCGTTCTCTCCTGAAGCCTTATAACTATCAGGAGGTTATCTGTCCTGGTATCGGCGGCAAGAGCCTCTATGTAACATCTGGTCACTATGCTCACTATGGCAAGGATGCATTCCAGCCTATCCAGACTCCTGAGGAGGATGAGGAGTATATGCTCAAGCCAATGAACTGTCCTCACCACTGCGAGGTCTACGCTCGTAAGCCTCGTTCTTACAAGGATCTTCCTTTGCGTATCGCTGAGTTCGGTACCGTATTCCGCTATGAGAAGAGCGGTGAGCTCCACGGTTTGACCCGTGTTCGTACATTTACTCAGGATGATGCCCACATCTTCGTTCGTTCAGATCAGGTGAAGTCTGAGTTCGAGAATGTAATCGACGTAATCTTGAAGGTATTCAAGATTTTCGGTTTCGAGAACTACGAGGCACAGATTTCTCTCCGCGACCCTAAGGATACAGAGAAGTATATCGGTTCTGATGAGATTTGGGAAGAGAGTGAGAACGCTATCCGCGAGGCTTGCAAGGAGAAGGGTCTTGAGACTCGTGAGGAGATTGGCGAGGCTGCCTTCTATGGTCCTAAGCTCGACTTCATGGTGAAGGATGCCATCGGTCGTCGCTGGCAGTTGGGTACCATCCAGGTGGATTACAACTTGCCTGAGCGCTTCAAGCTGGAGTATACCGCTGAGGATAACTCAAAGAAGACTCCTGTGATGATTCACCGTGCGCCATTCGGTTCACTGGAGCGTTTCACAGCCGTTCTCATCGAGCACACCGCCGGTCACTTCCCATTGTGGTTGACTCCAGACCAGGTTGCAATTCTTCCTATCTCAGAGAAGTTCAACGACTATGCTCAGAAGGTACGCCAGTACTTCGACAAGCAGGGTGTTCGTGCTTTGGTAGATGATCGTAACGAGAAGATTGGCCGCAAGATTCGTGACAACGAGTTGAAGCGTGTGCCTTACATGGTCATCGTAGGTGAGAAGGAGAGTGCCGAGGGCCTCGTTTCCATGCGTAAGCAGGGTGGTGGCGAGCAGGCTACCATGAGCATGGAAGAGTTTGCTCAGCGCATCAACGCCGAGGTTGCAGAGCAGCTGAAGGCAGCTGAGGAGTAG
- a CDS encoding bifunctional DNA primase/helicase, with protein sequence MTDNQQLNKREKPRYYATDFPEILEKISLADRVLYLRYQEQFHGIGKFASKKSDDSSFNDASSFRDASSSSDASSEKVTLAQLRKITQDAMKEIHKQPVNIKVTCPTCGKKHCYVKRSDGRIYCFSCEMKGQLDEMKSRSYNAQQGADGSFNPDGSYAAKKRNGKDLPDNYVPMSTDDYKEIDAATRSILYPIYPFSDPEEEARFIEHFHPANVAQRNPKAKPMLPPQRILSLQGMVQRYIQAMNLSPDVIRKEGVMCAFIMQPANDAKSEDPKGVEEVPAIVYCNRLFGKIINAKFRSVQQNPVIGEWSKGFTQISPTKPCAPYGIDSINDLRPEAGIIRQIIITEGEKDRLTLMSCGFPYVLSVANGAATNIAESHEAFEEWILQAEDIVICGDSDRPGRMLVKSLINQYPTRAKVASLPSGKKDISEVYEAFGRDEVARIISEAKPANEGDVYDLEENADEVLDILMGNYDHGYEVGMGKLTDGIFHPTSDGGLIILTGRPNSGKTDFLNCMMAHLMYNCNKRVAFFSFEKPIKGKHVREIARIALGVENTETMDGNESPEEARLVNRHALKFLMSHMVDFDTKSRLPDSKYITELAESEMRKKKQKIDFLVIDPYVFINVTEGGSRATETEKVKLMLTRLQQWSRAHHVWTVVVAHPRIQYKDGHEAFPPLDLYSIAGSAQWANLADYLLTVTRVNKPQEGKTYSIVEMLKVRDQEFCRPGKVYYMRQPCGRYDERASEEECIAEVLYAKVLPKDEEPWES encoded by the coding sequence ATGACTGACAATCAGCAACTAAACAAAAGAGAGAAGCCTCGATACTATGCAACAGACTTCCCCGAAATCCTAGAGAAAATTTCTCTAGCGGATAGAGTACTCTATCTGAGATACCAGGAACAATTCCATGGTATCGGAAAATTCGCATCCAAGAAAAGCGATGATTCATCATTCAACGATGCATCATCATTCAGAGATGCATCCTCATCCAGCGATGCATCCTCCGAAAAGGTAACCCTGGCGCAACTCAGAAAAATCACGCAGGACGCCATGAAGGAGATCCACAAGCAGCCCGTCAACATCAAAGTGACATGCCCTACCTGCGGAAAGAAACACTGCTACGTGAAACGTTCCGACGGCAGAATCTACTGCTTCTCGTGCGAAATGAAGGGACAACTCGACGAGATGAAATCACGCAGCTACAACGCACAGCAGGGAGCCGACGGCAGCTTCAACCCCGACGGCAGCTACGCCGCCAAGAAACGCAACGGCAAGGACCTGCCCGACAACTACGTGCCCATGAGCACCGACGACTACAAGGAAATAGATGCCGCCACCCGCTCCATCCTCTACCCCATCTACCCCTTCAGCGACCCCGAGGAAGAGGCACGGTTCATCGAGCACTTCCACCCCGCCAACGTTGCCCAGCGCAACCCCAAGGCGAAACCCATGCTCCCGCCGCAGCGCATCCTCTCGCTCCAGGGCATGGTGCAGAGATACATCCAGGCGATGAACCTATCGCCCGACGTCATCCGAAAGGAGGGCGTGATGTGCGCCTTCATCATGCAGCCCGCCAACGACGCCAAGAGCGAGGACCCCAAGGGCGTGGAGGAAGTGCCTGCCATCGTATACTGCAACCGACTGTTCGGAAAAATCATCAACGCCAAGTTCCGCAGCGTGCAGCAGAACCCCGTCATCGGCGAATGGAGCAAGGGATTCACCCAGATTTCGCCCACCAAGCCCTGCGCCCCCTACGGCATCGACAGCATCAACGACCTGCGCCCCGAAGCCGGAATCATCCGACAGATCATCATCACCGAGGGCGAAAAAGACCGCCTCACCCTGATGAGCTGCGGATTCCCCTACGTGCTGAGCGTAGCCAACGGCGCCGCCACCAACATCGCCGAGAGCCACGAGGCCTTTGAGGAATGGATTCTGCAGGCTGAGGACATCGTGATATGCGGCGACTCCGACCGTCCGGGAAGAATGCTCGTCAAGTCGCTCATCAACCAGTATCCCACCCGTGCCAAGGTGGCGAGCCTGCCCAGCGGCAAGAAAGACATCAGCGAGGTGTACGAGGCGTTCGGCAGGGACGAGGTGGCGAGAATCATCAGCGAGGCCAAGCCGGCGAACGAGGGCGACGTGTACGACCTGGAGGAGAATGCCGACGAGGTGCTTGACATTCTGATGGGCAACTACGACCACGGCTACGAGGTGGGCATGGGCAAGCTCACCGACGGCATCTTCCACCCCACTTCGGATGGCGGGCTCATCATCCTGACGGGTCGCCCGAACTCGGGAAAGACGGATTTCCTGAACTGCATGATGGCGCATCTGATGTACAACTGCAACAAGCGCGTGGCCTTCTTCTCGTTCGAGAAGCCTATCAAGGGCAAGCACGTGAGGGAGATAGCGCGCATAGCCCTGGGCGTGGAGAACACGGAGACGATGGACGGCAACGAATCGCCCGAGGAGGCGCGCCTGGTGAACCGCCACGCCCTGAAATTCCTGATGAGCCACATGGTGGACTTCGACACCAAGAGCCGTCTGCCCGACAGCAAATACATCACGGAACTTGCCGAGAGCGAGATGAGGAAGAAGAAGCAGAAGATAGATTTCCTGGTGATAGACCCGTATGTGTTCATCAACGTGACGGAGGGCGGCAGCCGTGCCACGGAGACGGAGAAGGTGAAGCTGATGCTTACCCGACTGCAGCAGTGGAGCCGTGCGCATCACGTCTGGACGGTGGTGGTGGCGCACCCGAGAATTCAGTATAAGGACGGCCACGAGGCATTCCCGCCGCTGGATCTCTACAGCATTGCGGGCAGTGCGCAGTGGGCGAATCTTGCGGATTATCTGCTCACGGTGACTCGCGTGAACAAGCCTCAGGAGGGCAAGACGTATTCCATCGTAGAGATGCTGAAGGTGAGAGACCAGGAGTTCTGCCGTCCGGGCAAGGTGTACTACATGAGGCAGCCCTGCGGCAGATACGACGAGCGTGCATCAGAAGAGGAATGCATCGCCGAGGTATTGTATGCCAAGGTATTGCCGAAGGACGAGGAGCCGTGGGAGAGTTGA
- the rpmI gene encoding 50S ribosomal protein L35, with translation MPKVKTNSGAKKRFRFTGTGKIKRHHAYHSHILTKKTKKQKRNLLGETLVDRSNLKQVRDLLCLR, from the coding sequence ATGCCAAAAGTAAAGACTAATTCCGGCGCAAAGAAGAGATTCCGTTTCACCGGTACAGGTAAGATTAAGCGTCATCACGCTTATCACAGTCACATCTTGACTAAGAAGACAAAGAAGCAGAAGAGAAACCTCCTCGGCGAGACTCTCGTAGACCGTTCAAACTTGAAGCAGGTTCGCGACTTGCTCTGCCTCCGTTAA
- the rplT gene encoding 50S ribosomal protein L20, which produces MPRSVNHVASKAKRTKILKLTKGYYGARKNVWTVAKNTWEKGLTYAYRDRRNKKRTFRALWIQRINAAARLDGMSYSQLMGALHKAGIEINRKVLADLAVNNPEAFKAIVAKVK; this is translated from the coding sequence ATGCCAAGATCAGTAAATCACGTTGCATCTAAAGCAAAGAGAACAAAAATCTTGAAGCTCACTAAGGGTTACTATGGAGCTCGCAAGAATGTATGGACAGTAGCTAAGAACACTTGGGAGAAGGGTCTTACCTACGCTTATCGCGATCGTCGTAACAAGAAGCGCACATTCCGCGCATTGTGGATCCAGCGTATCAACGCTGCTGCTCGCCTCGATGGTATGAGCTACAGCCAGTTGATGGGTGCTCTTCACAAGGCAGGTATCGAGATCAACCGCAAGGTTCTCGCTGACCTCGCTGTTAACAACCCAGAGGCTTTCAAGGCTATCGTTGCTAAGGTGAAGTAA